The Chanodichthys erythropterus isolate Z2021 chromosome 14, ASM2448905v1, whole genome shotgun sequence genome window below encodes:
- the mcf2lb gene encoding guanine nucleotide exchange factor DBS isoform X3, giving the protein MDKNGGKTVCIALAEVEKYYRFSRCCHWLQNEIMQKESSPLFAADIITELKRQFAFLSGGRGQDGSPIIIFPEFPPFCEIGDQEFRNVLTYLTSIPSLSAAGVGFIVVIDRRRDRWTCLKATLLRISGWFPANLRLVLVLRPSAILQRTFSDVFFKLHRDDFKVPVLMLSSVADLHSYIERSQLTQELGGSQYYCHKTWISHRTDLESFAALVKRMAQRLQVFGREMAETELPNNLLTAGNLLNAHTSRKDCLKEEITGALSQGRKLLENIREPVRRDPDSSLNPDQLENLATVHRLLSQLNESSTAFDEFWIQHLNKLELCLKLCQFEHSFQQLHTELEQATETLNSFSDVGISPAQTEHLLQELTNHEKKVCEVLDRVRSVVAEGQGLIDSSQNVDDSVAVKCSELQKARENLVQELKDKKTMLTQARELHRKLEMVCKWCDDGIYMLASQPLDKCQSQEGAESALSELEFYLETANEKELWEISTVWLEYESILNNELREHVKRAFEKKASLEEMFEKRRVSLKKLAAKQTRPVQPVAPRPESLSSPAHRDHENICISEDSDSRVSCKEVNFDQVDRSSRNASVSEEEETLAVLRRHVMNELLETERAYVEELMCVLQGYAAEMDNPSMAPLIPAALQNKKDVLFGNMQEIYNFHKRIFLKELETYTDCPELVGRCFLDWMRELQIYEKYCHNKPRSESLWRQCSDCAFFQECQKKLEHKLGLDSYLLKPVQRITKYQLLLKEMIKYSKGCEGSVELQTALSSILGILKAVNDSMHLIAITGYEGNLGDLGRLLMQGSFSVWAEHKRGHVKVIELARFKPMQRHLFLHEKALLFCKRREESGEGYEKAPSYSFKQELSMAAIGITETAKGDSKKFEIWSSSRDEVYTVQAVSEEVKTIWVTEIRKLLTGQLEAYKEARQQKAPEQFTSETSSTNRKNENRNLRSGGVEKQNTEEERGKELENILEPGMTQRAKGASFSFETKPKRQDIRSDPTPLGWTKGSLSLDASVEHDGYFSAEEQVTSDPEEEKEDKLCEDELQSMKIEEEIQLSEETEDPEE; this is encoded by the exons ATGGATAAGAATGGTGGGAAAACTGTGTGCATTGCTCTAGCAGAGGTTGAGAAATATTACAGATTTTCCAGATGTTGCCACTGGCTCCAAA ATGAGATCATGCAGAAGGAGTCCAGTCCTCTCTTCGCTGCTGATATCATCACTGAGCTCAAGAGACAGTTTGCGTTCCTGTCAG GTGGAAGAGGACAGGATGGAAGCCCTATCATTATCTTCCCAGAATTCCCTCCATTTTGTGAAATTGGAGACCAAGAGTTTCGTAATGTTCTCACCTACCTGACAAGTATTCCCAG TCTGAGTGCAGCAGGTGTGGGCTTTATCGTGGTGATTGATAGGCGTCGAGATCGATGGACGTGTTTAAAGGCAACATTACTGCGTATCTCA GGCTGGTTTCCTGCTAATCTTCGTCTCGTTCTGGTGCTGAGACCCAGTGCTATCCTGCAGCGAACATTTTCTGATGTGTTCTTTAAACTACACAGAGACGACTTTAAAGTACCG GTCCTCATGCTAAGCTCAGTGGCTGATCTGCACTCTTATATTGAGCGGAGTCAGCTGACACAAGAACTGGGTGGCTCTCAATACTACTGCCACAAGACCTGGATTTCTCATCGCACC GATCTTGAAAGCTTTGCTGCGTTAGTGAAGAGGATGGCACAGAGACTGCAAGTGTTCGGCAGAGAGATGGCAGAAACAGAGCTGCCTAACAACCTCCTAACAGCCGGCAATCTGCTCAATGCACACACCAGCAGAAAAGACTGTTTgaaa GAAGAGATCACAGGAGCTCTCAGCCAAGGACGGAAACTCTTGGAGAACATCAGAGAACCGGTCCGCAGAGATCCAGACAGCAGTCTAAACCCCGATCAGCTGGAGAACCTTGCTACAGTGCACAG GCTATTATCCCAGTTGAATGAGAGCTCTACAGCATTTGATGAGTTCTGGATTCAGCATCTAAATAAACTGGAGCTATGTTTGAAACTCTGCCAGTTTGAGCACAGCTTTCAACAG TTGCACACAGAGCTGGAGCAGGCAACAGAAACGCTGAATTCTTTCTCAGATGTTGGAATAAGCCCCGCCCAAACAGAACACCTCCTTCAAGAACTGACCAATCACGAAAAGAAAGTCTGT GAAGTGCTGGACAGAGTAAGATCTGTGGTTGCCGAGGGCCAAGGATTGATTGACAGCTCTCAGAATGTTGATGACAGTGTTGCAGTAAAATGCAGTGAGCTACAGAAAGCGAGAGAGAATCTTGTCCAAGAGCTAAAAGACAAGAAGACCATGCTGACACAGGCTAGGGAGCTACATAGAAAACTTGAAATG GTGTGTAAATGGTGTGATGATGGGATTTACATGCTAGCATCACAGCCTCTTGACAAATGCCAGTCACAGGAGGGGGCGGAGTCAGCACTGTCAGAGCTGGAGTTTTACCTGGAGACAGCCAATGAGAAAGAGCTGTGGGAGATCAGCACAGTTTGGCTGGAATATGAGAGCATACTGAACAATGAGCTCAGG GAGCATGTGAAGCGTGCATTTGAGAAGAAAGCCTCTCTGGAAGAGATGTTTGAGAAGAGGAGGGTTAGCCTGAAGAAACTAGCAGCTAAGCAAACACGGCCTGTCCAACCTGTGGCCCCTCGACCGGAGTCACTCTCATCTCCtg CTCACAGGGATCATGAGAACATCTGTATTAGTGAAGACTCAGACAGCAGAGTGTCCTGTAAAGAA GTAAACTTCGATCAGGTTGACAGGAGCAGTCGCAATGCTTCTGTATCTGAGGAGGAGGAAACCCTGGCTGTGCTGCGCAG GCATGTAATGAATGAGTTACTGGAAACAGAGAGAGCATATGTGGAAGAGCTTATGTGTGTTTTGCAG GGATATGCTGCTGAGATGGACAACCCCTCCATGGCTCCTCTcatccctgcagccctgcagaACAAGAAGGATGTGTTATTTGGGAACATGCAGGAGATTTATAATTTCCACAAAAG AATATTCCTCAAAGAGCTGGAGACTTACACTGACTGTCCTGAGCTTGTGGGACGCTGCTTTTTAGACTGG ATGAGGGAGCTGCAGATTTATGAGAAATACTGTCACAACAAGCCTCGTTCTGAGAGCCTCTGGAGACAGTGCTCAGACTGCGCCTTCTTCCAG GAGTGTCAGAAGAAACTAGAGCACAAGCTGGGGCTGGACTCGTACTTACTAAAGCCTGTCCAGAGGATCACTAAGTACCAGCTTCTGCTAAAG gAGATGATTAAGTACAGTAAAGGCTGCGAGGGCTCAGTGGAGCTGCAGACAGCTCTTTCCTCCATACTAGGGATCCTGAAGGCTGTAAATGACTCAATGCATCTCATTGCCATCACAGGATATGAG GGTAATCTTGGAGACCTGGGTCGCCTGCTGATGCAGGGGTCGTTCAGTGTGTGGGCGGAGCATAAGAGAGGTCATGTGAAGGTGATAGAGCTGGCCAGGTTTAAGCCCATGCAGAGACACCTGTTCCTGCATGAGAAAGCTCTGCTCTTCTGCAAGAGACGAGAGGAGAGCGGAGAGGGATATGAGAAAGCCCCGTCATATAGCTTCAAACAGGAGCTCAGC ATGGCTGCTATTGGAATAACAGAGACTGCTAAAGGGGACAGCAAGAAGTTTGAGATCTGGTCCAGTTCAAGGGATGAGGTCTACACAGTACAG GCCGTGTCTGAGGAGGTTAAGACCATCTGGGTGACAGAAATCCGGAAACTTCTAACAGGACAGCTGGAGGCCTACAAAG AGGCACGTCAACAGAAGGCACCTGAACAGTTCACCTCAGAGACCAGCTCAACTAACAG aaaaaatgaaaataggaaCCTCAGGAGTGGAGGAGTAGAGAAACAGAATACAGAAGAGGAAAGAGGCAAAGAACTTGAGAACATTCTAGAACCTGGAATGACACAGAGAGCGAAag GGGCTTCGTTCAGCTTTGAGACTAAACCAAAACGACAGGATATCCGAAGTGACCCTACACCTCTAG GTTGGACTAAAGGATCTCTTTCTCTGGATGCCTCTGTGGAGCATGATGGATACTTTAGTGCAGAGGAGcaagtgacctctgaccccgaggaggagaaggaagatAAACTG TGTGAAGATGAGCTGCAGTCTATGAAGATAGAGGAAGAGATTCAGCTTTCTGAAGAGACTGAGGATCCTGAGGAATGA
- the mcf2lb gene encoding guanine nucleotide exchange factor DBS isoform X2 → MDKNGGKTVCIALAEVEKYYRFSRCCHWLQNEIMQKESSPLFAADIITELKRQFAFLSGGRGQDGSPIIIFPEFPPFCEIGDQEFRNVLTYLTSIPSLSAAGVGFIVVIDRRRDRWTCLKATLLRISGWFPANLRLVLVLRPSAILQRTFSDVFFKLHRDDFKVPVLMLSSVADLHSYIERSQLTQELGGSQYYCHKTWISHRTDLESFAALVKRMAQRLQVFGREMAETELPNNLLTAGNLLNAHTSRKDCLKEEITGALSQGRKLLENIREPVRRDPDSSLNPDQLENLATVHRLLSQLNESSTAFDEFWIQHLNKLELCLKLCQFEHSFQQLHTELEQATETLNSFSDVGISPAQTEHLLQELTNHEKKVCEVLDRVRSVVAEGQGLIDSSQNVDDSVAVKCSELQKARENLVQELKDKKTMLTQARELHRKLEMVCKWCDDGIYMLASQPLDKCQSQEGAESALSELEFYLETANEKELWEISTVWLEYESILNNELREHVKRAFEKKASLEEMFEKRRVSLKKLAAKQTRPVQPVAPRPESLSSPAHRDHENICISEDSDSRVSCKEVNFDQVDRSSRNASVSEEEETLAVLRRHVMNELLETERAYVEELMCVLQGYAAEMDNPSMAPLIPAALQNKKDVLFGNMQEIYNFHKRIFLKELETYTDCPELVGRCFLDWMRELQIYEKYCHNKPRSESLWRQCSDCAFFQECQKKLEHKLGLDSYLLKPVQRITKYQLLLKEMIKYSKGCEGSVELQTALSSILGILKAVNDSMHLIAITGYEGNLGDLGRLLMQGSFSVWAEHKRGHVKVIELARFKPMQRHLFLHEKALLFCKRREESGEGYEKAPSYSFKQELSMAAIGITETAKGDSKKFEIWSSSRDEVYTVQAVSEEVKTIWVTEIRKLLTGQLEAYKEARQQKAPEQFTSETSSTNRNLRSGGVEKQNTEEERGKELENILEPGMTQRAKGASFSFETKPKRQDIRSDPTPLETGPHPNLGGVRWFSTSSLFQNRRRSTHTEYTRWTKGSLSLDASVEHDGYFSAEEQVTSDPEEEKEDKLCEDELQSMKIEEEIQLSEETEDPEE, encoded by the exons ATGGATAAGAATGGTGGGAAAACTGTGTGCATTGCTCTAGCAGAGGTTGAGAAATATTACAGATTTTCCAGATGTTGCCACTGGCTCCAAA ATGAGATCATGCAGAAGGAGTCCAGTCCTCTCTTCGCTGCTGATATCATCACTGAGCTCAAGAGACAGTTTGCGTTCCTGTCAG GTGGAAGAGGACAGGATGGAAGCCCTATCATTATCTTCCCAGAATTCCCTCCATTTTGTGAAATTGGAGACCAAGAGTTTCGTAATGTTCTCACCTACCTGACAAGTATTCCCAG TCTGAGTGCAGCAGGTGTGGGCTTTATCGTGGTGATTGATAGGCGTCGAGATCGATGGACGTGTTTAAAGGCAACATTACTGCGTATCTCA GGCTGGTTTCCTGCTAATCTTCGTCTCGTTCTGGTGCTGAGACCCAGTGCTATCCTGCAGCGAACATTTTCTGATGTGTTCTTTAAACTACACAGAGACGACTTTAAAGTACCG GTCCTCATGCTAAGCTCAGTGGCTGATCTGCACTCTTATATTGAGCGGAGTCAGCTGACACAAGAACTGGGTGGCTCTCAATACTACTGCCACAAGACCTGGATTTCTCATCGCACC GATCTTGAAAGCTTTGCTGCGTTAGTGAAGAGGATGGCACAGAGACTGCAAGTGTTCGGCAGAGAGATGGCAGAAACAGAGCTGCCTAACAACCTCCTAACAGCCGGCAATCTGCTCAATGCACACACCAGCAGAAAAGACTGTTTgaaa GAAGAGATCACAGGAGCTCTCAGCCAAGGACGGAAACTCTTGGAGAACATCAGAGAACCGGTCCGCAGAGATCCAGACAGCAGTCTAAACCCCGATCAGCTGGAGAACCTTGCTACAGTGCACAG GCTATTATCCCAGTTGAATGAGAGCTCTACAGCATTTGATGAGTTCTGGATTCAGCATCTAAATAAACTGGAGCTATGTTTGAAACTCTGCCAGTTTGAGCACAGCTTTCAACAG TTGCACACAGAGCTGGAGCAGGCAACAGAAACGCTGAATTCTTTCTCAGATGTTGGAATAAGCCCCGCCCAAACAGAACACCTCCTTCAAGAACTGACCAATCACGAAAAGAAAGTCTGT GAAGTGCTGGACAGAGTAAGATCTGTGGTTGCCGAGGGCCAAGGATTGATTGACAGCTCTCAGAATGTTGATGACAGTGTTGCAGTAAAATGCAGTGAGCTACAGAAAGCGAGAGAGAATCTTGTCCAAGAGCTAAAAGACAAGAAGACCATGCTGACACAGGCTAGGGAGCTACATAGAAAACTTGAAATG GTGTGTAAATGGTGTGATGATGGGATTTACATGCTAGCATCACAGCCTCTTGACAAATGCCAGTCACAGGAGGGGGCGGAGTCAGCACTGTCAGAGCTGGAGTTTTACCTGGAGACAGCCAATGAGAAAGAGCTGTGGGAGATCAGCACAGTTTGGCTGGAATATGAGAGCATACTGAACAATGAGCTCAGG GAGCATGTGAAGCGTGCATTTGAGAAGAAAGCCTCTCTGGAAGAGATGTTTGAGAAGAGGAGGGTTAGCCTGAAGAAACTAGCAGCTAAGCAAACACGGCCTGTCCAACCTGTGGCCCCTCGACCGGAGTCACTCTCATCTCCtg CTCACAGGGATCATGAGAACATCTGTATTAGTGAAGACTCAGACAGCAGAGTGTCCTGTAAAGAA GTAAACTTCGATCAGGTTGACAGGAGCAGTCGCAATGCTTCTGTATCTGAGGAGGAGGAAACCCTGGCTGTGCTGCGCAG GCATGTAATGAATGAGTTACTGGAAACAGAGAGAGCATATGTGGAAGAGCTTATGTGTGTTTTGCAG GGATATGCTGCTGAGATGGACAACCCCTCCATGGCTCCTCTcatccctgcagccctgcagaACAAGAAGGATGTGTTATTTGGGAACATGCAGGAGATTTATAATTTCCACAAAAG AATATTCCTCAAAGAGCTGGAGACTTACACTGACTGTCCTGAGCTTGTGGGACGCTGCTTTTTAGACTGG ATGAGGGAGCTGCAGATTTATGAGAAATACTGTCACAACAAGCCTCGTTCTGAGAGCCTCTGGAGACAGTGCTCAGACTGCGCCTTCTTCCAG GAGTGTCAGAAGAAACTAGAGCACAAGCTGGGGCTGGACTCGTACTTACTAAAGCCTGTCCAGAGGATCACTAAGTACCAGCTTCTGCTAAAG gAGATGATTAAGTACAGTAAAGGCTGCGAGGGCTCAGTGGAGCTGCAGACAGCTCTTTCCTCCATACTAGGGATCCTGAAGGCTGTAAATGACTCAATGCATCTCATTGCCATCACAGGATATGAG GGTAATCTTGGAGACCTGGGTCGCCTGCTGATGCAGGGGTCGTTCAGTGTGTGGGCGGAGCATAAGAGAGGTCATGTGAAGGTGATAGAGCTGGCCAGGTTTAAGCCCATGCAGAGACACCTGTTCCTGCATGAGAAAGCTCTGCTCTTCTGCAAGAGACGAGAGGAGAGCGGAGAGGGATATGAGAAAGCCCCGTCATATAGCTTCAAACAGGAGCTCAGC ATGGCTGCTATTGGAATAACAGAGACTGCTAAAGGGGACAGCAAGAAGTTTGAGATCTGGTCCAGTTCAAGGGATGAGGTCTACACAGTACAG GCCGTGTCTGAGGAGGTTAAGACCATCTGGGTGACAGAAATCCGGAAACTTCTAACAGGACAGCTGGAGGCCTACAAAG AGGCACGTCAACAGAAGGCACCTGAACAGTTCACCTCAGAGACCAGCTCAACTAACAG gaaCCTCAGGAGTGGAGGAGTAGAGAAACAGAATACAGAAGAGGAAAGAGGCAAAGAACTTGAGAACATTCTAGAACCTGGAATGACACAGAGAGCGAAag GGGCTTCGTTCAGCTTTGAGACTAAACCAAAACGACAGGATATCCGAAGTGACCCTACACCTCTAG AAACAGGGCCGCACCCTAACTTGGGCGGAGTCAGGTGGTTCAGTACATCAAGCCTGTTTCAGAATCGTAGGAGAAGTACACATACTGAGTACACAC GTTGGACTAAAGGATCTCTTTCTCTGGATGCCTCTGTGGAGCATGATGGATACTTTAGTGCAGAGGAGcaagtgacctctgaccccgaggaggagaaggaagatAAACTG TGTGAAGATGAGCTGCAGTCTATGAAGATAGAGGAAGAGATTCAGCTTTCTGAAGAGACTGAGGATCCTGAGGAATGA
- the mcf2lb gene encoding guanine nucleotide exchange factor DBS isoform X1, with protein sequence MDKNGGKTVCIALAEVEKYYRFSRCCHWLQNEIMQKESSPLFAADIITELKRQFAFLSGGRGQDGSPIIIFPEFPPFCEIGDQEFRNVLTYLTSIPSLSAAGVGFIVVIDRRRDRWTCLKATLLRISGWFPANLRLVLVLRPSAILQRTFSDVFFKLHRDDFKVPVLMLSSVADLHSYIERSQLTQELGGSQYYCHKTWISHRTDLESFAALVKRMAQRLQVFGREMAETELPNNLLTAGNLLNAHTSRKDCLKEEITGALSQGRKLLENIREPVRRDPDSSLNPDQLENLATVHRLLSQLNESSTAFDEFWIQHLNKLELCLKLCQFEHSFQQLHTELEQATETLNSFSDVGISPAQTEHLLQELTNHEKKVCEVLDRVRSVVAEGQGLIDSSQNVDDSVAVKCSELQKARENLVQELKDKKTMLTQARELHRKLEMVCKWCDDGIYMLASQPLDKCQSQEGAESALSELEFYLETANEKELWEISTVWLEYESILNNELREHVKRAFEKKASLEEMFEKRRVSLKKLAAKQTRPVQPVAPRPESLSSPAHRDHENICISEDSDSRVSCKEVNFDQVDRSSRNASVSEEEETLAVLRRHVMNELLETERAYVEELMCVLQGYAAEMDNPSMAPLIPAALQNKKDVLFGNMQEIYNFHKRIFLKELETYTDCPELVGRCFLDWMRELQIYEKYCHNKPRSESLWRQCSDCAFFQECQKKLEHKLGLDSYLLKPVQRITKYQLLLKEMIKYSKGCEGSVELQTALSSILGILKAVNDSMHLIAITGYEGNLGDLGRLLMQGSFSVWAEHKRGHVKVIELARFKPMQRHLFLHEKALLFCKRREESGEGYEKAPSYSFKQELSMAAIGITETAKGDSKKFEIWSSSRDEVYTVQAVSEEVKTIWVTEIRKLLTGQLEAYKEARQQKAPEQFTSETSSTNRKNENRNLRSGGVEKQNTEEERGKELENILEPGMTQRAKGASFSFETKPKRQDIRSDPTPLETGPHPNLGGVRWFSTSSLFQNRRRSTHTEYTRWTKGSLSLDASVEHDGYFSAEEQVTSDPEEEKEDKLCEDELQSMKIEEEIQLSEETEDPEE encoded by the exons ATGGATAAGAATGGTGGGAAAACTGTGTGCATTGCTCTAGCAGAGGTTGAGAAATATTACAGATTTTCCAGATGTTGCCACTGGCTCCAAA ATGAGATCATGCAGAAGGAGTCCAGTCCTCTCTTCGCTGCTGATATCATCACTGAGCTCAAGAGACAGTTTGCGTTCCTGTCAG GTGGAAGAGGACAGGATGGAAGCCCTATCATTATCTTCCCAGAATTCCCTCCATTTTGTGAAATTGGAGACCAAGAGTTTCGTAATGTTCTCACCTACCTGACAAGTATTCCCAG TCTGAGTGCAGCAGGTGTGGGCTTTATCGTGGTGATTGATAGGCGTCGAGATCGATGGACGTGTTTAAAGGCAACATTACTGCGTATCTCA GGCTGGTTTCCTGCTAATCTTCGTCTCGTTCTGGTGCTGAGACCCAGTGCTATCCTGCAGCGAACATTTTCTGATGTGTTCTTTAAACTACACAGAGACGACTTTAAAGTACCG GTCCTCATGCTAAGCTCAGTGGCTGATCTGCACTCTTATATTGAGCGGAGTCAGCTGACACAAGAACTGGGTGGCTCTCAATACTACTGCCACAAGACCTGGATTTCTCATCGCACC GATCTTGAAAGCTTTGCTGCGTTAGTGAAGAGGATGGCACAGAGACTGCAAGTGTTCGGCAGAGAGATGGCAGAAACAGAGCTGCCTAACAACCTCCTAACAGCCGGCAATCTGCTCAATGCACACACCAGCAGAAAAGACTGTTTgaaa GAAGAGATCACAGGAGCTCTCAGCCAAGGACGGAAACTCTTGGAGAACATCAGAGAACCGGTCCGCAGAGATCCAGACAGCAGTCTAAACCCCGATCAGCTGGAGAACCTTGCTACAGTGCACAG GCTATTATCCCAGTTGAATGAGAGCTCTACAGCATTTGATGAGTTCTGGATTCAGCATCTAAATAAACTGGAGCTATGTTTGAAACTCTGCCAGTTTGAGCACAGCTTTCAACAG TTGCACACAGAGCTGGAGCAGGCAACAGAAACGCTGAATTCTTTCTCAGATGTTGGAATAAGCCCCGCCCAAACAGAACACCTCCTTCAAGAACTGACCAATCACGAAAAGAAAGTCTGT GAAGTGCTGGACAGAGTAAGATCTGTGGTTGCCGAGGGCCAAGGATTGATTGACAGCTCTCAGAATGTTGATGACAGTGTTGCAGTAAAATGCAGTGAGCTACAGAAAGCGAGAGAGAATCTTGTCCAAGAGCTAAAAGACAAGAAGACCATGCTGACACAGGCTAGGGAGCTACATAGAAAACTTGAAATG GTGTGTAAATGGTGTGATGATGGGATTTACATGCTAGCATCACAGCCTCTTGACAAATGCCAGTCACAGGAGGGGGCGGAGTCAGCACTGTCAGAGCTGGAGTTTTACCTGGAGACAGCCAATGAGAAAGAGCTGTGGGAGATCAGCACAGTTTGGCTGGAATATGAGAGCATACTGAACAATGAGCTCAGG GAGCATGTGAAGCGTGCATTTGAGAAGAAAGCCTCTCTGGAAGAGATGTTTGAGAAGAGGAGGGTTAGCCTGAAGAAACTAGCAGCTAAGCAAACACGGCCTGTCCAACCTGTGGCCCCTCGACCGGAGTCACTCTCATCTCCtg CTCACAGGGATCATGAGAACATCTGTATTAGTGAAGACTCAGACAGCAGAGTGTCCTGTAAAGAA GTAAACTTCGATCAGGTTGACAGGAGCAGTCGCAATGCTTCTGTATCTGAGGAGGAGGAAACCCTGGCTGTGCTGCGCAG GCATGTAATGAATGAGTTACTGGAAACAGAGAGAGCATATGTGGAAGAGCTTATGTGTGTTTTGCAG GGATATGCTGCTGAGATGGACAACCCCTCCATGGCTCCTCTcatccctgcagccctgcagaACAAGAAGGATGTGTTATTTGGGAACATGCAGGAGATTTATAATTTCCACAAAAG AATATTCCTCAAAGAGCTGGAGACTTACACTGACTGTCCTGAGCTTGTGGGACGCTGCTTTTTAGACTGG ATGAGGGAGCTGCAGATTTATGAGAAATACTGTCACAACAAGCCTCGTTCTGAGAGCCTCTGGAGACAGTGCTCAGACTGCGCCTTCTTCCAG GAGTGTCAGAAGAAACTAGAGCACAAGCTGGGGCTGGACTCGTACTTACTAAAGCCTGTCCAGAGGATCACTAAGTACCAGCTTCTGCTAAAG gAGATGATTAAGTACAGTAAAGGCTGCGAGGGCTCAGTGGAGCTGCAGACAGCTCTTTCCTCCATACTAGGGATCCTGAAGGCTGTAAATGACTCAATGCATCTCATTGCCATCACAGGATATGAG GGTAATCTTGGAGACCTGGGTCGCCTGCTGATGCAGGGGTCGTTCAGTGTGTGGGCGGAGCATAAGAGAGGTCATGTGAAGGTGATAGAGCTGGCCAGGTTTAAGCCCATGCAGAGACACCTGTTCCTGCATGAGAAAGCTCTGCTCTTCTGCAAGAGACGAGAGGAGAGCGGAGAGGGATATGAGAAAGCCCCGTCATATAGCTTCAAACAGGAGCTCAGC ATGGCTGCTATTGGAATAACAGAGACTGCTAAAGGGGACAGCAAGAAGTTTGAGATCTGGTCCAGTTCAAGGGATGAGGTCTACACAGTACAG GCCGTGTCTGAGGAGGTTAAGACCATCTGGGTGACAGAAATCCGGAAACTTCTAACAGGACAGCTGGAGGCCTACAAAG AGGCACGTCAACAGAAGGCACCTGAACAGTTCACCTCAGAGACCAGCTCAACTAACAG aaaaaatgaaaataggaaCCTCAGGAGTGGAGGAGTAGAGAAACAGAATACAGAAGAGGAAAGAGGCAAAGAACTTGAGAACATTCTAGAACCTGGAATGACACAGAGAGCGAAag GGGCTTCGTTCAGCTTTGAGACTAAACCAAAACGACAGGATATCCGAAGTGACCCTACACCTCTAG AAACAGGGCCGCACCCTAACTTGGGCGGAGTCAGGTGGTTCAGTACATCAAGCCTGTTTCAGAATCGTAGGAGAAGTACACATACTGAGTACACAC GTTGGACTAAAGGATCTCTTTCTCTGGATGCCTCTGTGGAGCATGATGGATACTTTAGTGCAGAGGAGcaagtgacctctgaccccgaggaggagaaggaagatAAACTG TGTGAAGATGAGCTGCAGTCTATGAAGATAGAGGAAGAGATTCAGCTTTCTGAAGAGACTGAGGATCCTGAGGAATGA